The genomic window aaaaagtgaccaAATATTATACATACTTTTTAGAATTTCAAAAACTTCCCATGTTAAATTTAGCTGtaatttcagattttgtaaaCAAATGAGAAATGAGGGGGAGTGAAAATGAAGATGGGGGAGATTCTTTAATCCCATGATTCAGTCCCATGACTGTGATATAGGGAGGCCACAATCCTGCAGGCCTCACATACCAATGACGGCTCTGTCCAGTTCCTGTGGTTGTTTTCTGTTCACATCGCTGAGCTGATCCAGCACAGTGTCCAAGGCTTTGGGATCAGGACCATTCAGGATGAAATGCTCAAGCAGCCTGTGAAATAAATCAGTGAATTAGATTATCCTTTAATTTAGTGCGGCACCATCTGCTTAACTGCCACACAATACAGTCGATGAGTAGcctttattatatacatattaaaTATAAGCATGGTTGTGACAATCACGTTCTATTGGTGTGTCATTGCTCTGATGAGACGTGTTTTGAATACaggatcaaataaaaataaagataaaatgttcgaTCCAACTAAATTTGATTTAATCCCAAATCTGCACTGATGGTCAGCTGTGGATCAGTTATGGGAAAACACTAAAGTTAGCATGAACGAGCGTATTAGACAGACACTGACCTTGCTGCTGCTAGAGTCTCTGCCACACATTCATCATTGTTCTGGGTTACACGTGTGGCCTGCTCCACTTTTTCCAGCATGTCAGGTTTTCCTGCATAAAAAGCCACTACAGGAGCCATTTTGGTTATTCCATCAATCTGACAGTCGTTCTCACATCCTGGGGAGAGGAAACAACACATTGGTTAGATGTGTTTCTCTTCATAATGCTATAGTTAGAGTATAGAGTAGTGTAACAGGTGCTTCACCTGTCTCCTCTTTGCCTGCGTCCACATTCTTCAGGAAGCCCTTCAGACTTGCATGTCTCCATGGTCCCTCGATTGGCAGCTGTGGTCTTGGTCCTGTCATATAAAGAAGTACAACACCCATTAGCATTCTCTCATTAACATACAATAAAGTAATTTGattcttcattaaaaaacacatcctGGGTAGTTTTCttacctcctctgtctctgtaaGGATCGTTGATGGGCGTGTCATACTCTGACCCAGGCCCAAAGAATTTCAGTGTGCGCTGCTTCAGATCCTCAACATTTAGACCTGGTCAAAGATGTCAGACAGCTTAGACACACAACTCAAACTGCAAAGACTTACATTTACAGCAGAGTCTAGAAGTCTAGGATGGTTTATTTTAGATCCTTCAGACTCCtaagtttctattgtttcttaAATATGTCCAAATGTAAAGATGCTTAAtatttgcacaaacacattttcatcaaaAAGCAACTAAGcttaataaacacaaaatagtAATCAAAGGTAAACGTCTGCAAGGACCCAGAGATGATTTGAGTGAGTCAATCAGATAAAGAAGAAAGTCCACCTCCACATTCAGACAGGGACTCCAGCAGTACATATGCCTGGTCTCCATAGCAGCTCTGCTGGCCCGTCTGCCTCCTGTAGAACGGATTAGCGGACTCCGGGCGAAATTCAGGGTTTGGATCCTTAGCCAGAATCCCCTGGAGCTTCTGGAGGTCATACACCCAGTGCAGTGGCTGCGCTGTGTGGACAAGTCCTAAGGTCAATCGGCTTCACTGAGGTAACTCAACAGTAAAATGGTTGACTGTGATTAAAAATAAGTGTTTTGTGGTTTGTGTTAGTGAAAGGGCAAAGATTTAATTCACTTAATTTAAGTCTTTGCtcaataatttaaatttaaaaaagtatagTTATGCTTCCATGGATTAATGGGGTATTTTAAACAGTGGATAGGACATAAAACTAATTTATACTTTATTAACATCTTAAGATCTGAATCTTATTACTACAAATTAATGTTACCTGCTGCATCTGCAACAGCTGATCCAACAATGGCTGCTACTGCTCTGTCAGCCAGAGCTGAAGCCATCTGTGAAAACATGCAGTGTCATATTTttggattaaataaaaaaaaagaaagaaaaataatataataagagCAGAGGGGAAACAGTCAAAGAATcaactgtgtgaaaatgatttcgaaacaacataacaacaatCAAAGCCAGTTAATTGTATATCTTTCTAGGTTTGCTTAGTCAATGCAACAAACAATCGGTTGATCGATACACATATGTTTGTTTCAGGCTTGAAGCAGTGTCTGCAGGATGTTTAGCCACATTTTACGACACAGGGGGAACGTGAACTGGGCTGAGTTAACTTTAAACTACTTGGCACATGGCAGCTGGGTTTGATCTCCACCATCATTCCTGCACCAGCTGACAGActgactctctccacctctgtaCAAGCTGCACTCTGGAACCGGCCACACGATGTGGGGCTGTGTAAACAGTCACCAGCATCCTCTGCATTGTGCGACCTGAATGTAGCACATGCTTCAAGTAGGAGCTACAACAATGAGCTGTGAGATCAcagattagcctgttagctaacgttagctggtTCATATACTGCATTGCGAGTCTCACCTTTAAAGGCCTCGATCTAACCACAGCTGGTCTCCGCTCTGTAAATCCTGCTGCTGAACAATAACAAGCTCACTCAGACACAAACCACAGACCGATCCAAGGACCTGTTATGAAATGGGTTCACCTTTATCACCGCCCACACGGAAGTAACAGCATGACCCCGCCCCCTGGTCACACTCTGAACAGTCTATGCTGAACACTCTGTCCATCAGTGTTTGTATGATGTCATAAGACTGATCACAATGAAACACTCAACGATCAGTTCCAAAGACTTGAAGCTGTATCACTTTATTCAAGAAGTTGATCGGCGAACTGGTCAAACATAAGGCAGAGTGTGAAGATaagatattataaatatattatatatattgcaaagtaaatatacaataataaaatgagGGCATTGGGTACAAAGACAaaattttacaaataaatatgtagtatttgtatttattataagGTGCAAAAACTTGAGAGtacttgatgatgatgatgaggatgatgatgcaCTATTTATTCAAGATTCTTATGGTGTCAAAAACTGGAGACCACACATGGCACTTTAAAGTAAAAAGGGTCATTTATTTAAGTAAATTAATTTACCAAGGAATATGTACTTCTGTTAATCAGTATGTTGGTATGTTGGTGCCTGGATGTGTGAATATGGGGAGATGTATCTAAATCAAACAACCCAAATCCAACCAGCCcaaagatgagagagagactgaatgCTAAGGCCCAGATAGATATAGAGCATTCACACCAAGTCAAGTGTCCAACATCACTCTGATCAGTCGCTGCCAGCTGCCTAACACCAAACACAAAAGTAAGTCAGAGCTCAAGAGGCCGTCAcaatgagggaaaaaaatatttcttgttgttatattatattgaaTTGTTTATTGATATGATGAAATTCATTAGCTTAATTATATTAATTGactgaaacactgacaaactaACACTGTAACAGTATATCTGTTTAGTGTTAAGTATCAAAACATTGAATATCAGTTTTCAAAAGTCCATTGCAATTTCCTGAAGTTTCCAGCATCTGAGCTGATCAGAACTTCTCATGGTTCAGGTTTTTGTTGGACTCACATTGGATTAAAGGAAGAGAGCGTCCTCTAGTGTGAGGGAGAGGTAATTACTGCTGGTATGGGTGAAATAAACAGAATGAGTTCATTATCATGGATAAACATTTTAATAGAAGCTCCCCACCTACTTTAGAAAACCAGAATGACATTAGAGGATAAACAGTTCACTCTacacaagatttaaaaaagtataaaatgcGTCTGAGTGTTTTAAAATAACCAGGGTGAGGTCACTCTGATAGAGACGCACTGCAACAAGGTTAATAAAAGGATTTTACTGTTAAATGTTGAAGTGTTCTTTatggtgttttttaaaaatgttttttatataatttgtttGGCAAGTCACACCACTTTGTTTGCATGTTCCTGGTCCGAAATTTGCTTACttttaatattcatttaatAATTCAGACCTCAGGATAATCATGGAAAGTGGATGTTAATGTTTGGTGGACAAAGAGGACAAGAATGAAGTATAACCTTATGTCTCAGATGGATGTATTGGGAATCATGAGCTGTCATGAATTTGCCTGCAATAGCCAGGGTGTGGGTATTTGGTTTGTAAAACCTGCAAAAGAAACTGAACAGTCATATACCCTGTAGATGCAGAACatcttcagtgtttcctgtgtgaaagAGTACATTTACGAtgacagaaaaaagacagaaagtctTGGGTTTTGGTGGAGGTGTTGCTGGTGTTTAAGTTCCTGCTGTGACATCATTGATTAGGATGTTTCAACTCTTATAGAAGAGCAGTGTAGATTACAACAATACCACTAGAAACCTAGAAATAACTATATTCATATTAAATTGAGATATATGCCAAGtcaatattgatatatataaaaaatataaacccTTTCGAATGCAATCATGGACTGTTCCCAGCAGTCAAGGCATTCAAAAATTAGATGTGGGAGCTCAAAATCTATGAGGGACGAGGCCCCTCTCGCCCAACCCTTACAGGATAACGGTCTAGATAATGGATGGTTGGAAAAAAACTTATGGTGGAACTAATGAGGTGTAAAATGAAACTAATTtgaaataccccccccccccccccccccccccccacacacacactcccagctTCTAGCCCATTTTATTGGTTGTTTACAGTAACACAGCCAGTTGCAGTTCAGCTTGACTTTTCAAAGTCACTGACACGAtcaccacaacacacacgcatTCAGTGCATCTTTAACGCTTCctttcaaactaaatatttcCACCTTAGTACTGAGGGCTTTCATGTCTTGCTACTGAAAAGAGGGGT from Paralichthys olivaceus isolate ysfri-2021 chromosome 16, ASM2471397v2, whole genome shotgun sequence includes these protein-coding regions:
- the LOC109640626 gene encoding crystallin J1A-like — its product is MASALADRAVAAIVGSAVADAAAQPLHWVYDLQKLQGILAKDPNPEFRPESANPFYRRQTGQQSCYGDQAYVLLESLSECGGLNVEDLKQRTLKFFGPGSEYDTPINDPYRDRGGPRPQLPIEGPWRHASLKGFLKNVDAGKEETGCENDCQIDGITKMAPVVAFYAGKPDMLEKVEQATRVTQNNDECVAETLAAARLLEHFILNGPDPKALDTVLDQLSDVNRKQPQELDRAVIGHFHQVKQNLSKTPKELIPTVFPNTUGLPGAFQAALHGVLTAKQYEQAIRDTMSCGGCTCSRGSFIGACLGAQIGLEGIPSSWMSKTLRYDSVLAHAKKITKHHQ